One genomic window of Mucilaginibacter sp. SJ includes the following:
- a CDS encoding SDR family oxidoreductase, with the protein MQVKGKTVLITGGASGIGLEAAKQFLANGASVIITGRNQVKLDEAKKLYPSIIAIRSDVSDAGDAQTLFNQIKQLGSIDILYNNAGVLTEPANLGMANNQHFEDAAYEMNVNYLGVIRLNNLFIEMLKSRNESAIINTTSILSYVPALLEATYSASKVALQFYTKTLRKHLQILNSSVKVFELLPPLVATEMTAGRNDKKMTTEGLVKALIAGLKKDQFTIRAGDTKAVYILNRFFPKMTFGLINPRKTYAVLAS; encoded by the coding sequence ATGCAAGTAAAAGGAAAAACGGTATTGATCACAGGAGGTGCATCAGGTATCGGGCTGGAAGCAGCAAAACAATTTTTAGCCAATGGCGCCAGTGTGATCATCACCGGCAGGAACCAGGTAAAATTAGATGAAGCAAAGAAGCTGTACCCCTCGATTATAGCTATTAGAAGTGATGTATCTGATGCAGGTGATGCACAAACGCTTTTTAACCAGATAAAGCAATTAGGTAGTATAGATATTTTATACAATAACGCGGGAGTGCTAACTGAGCCGGCAAACCTTGGAATGGCCAATAATCAACATTTTGAAGACGCTGCGTACGAAATGAATGTCAACTACCTGGGGGTGATCCGGCTTAATAACTTGTTCATAGAAATGCTGAAATCAAGGAACGAAAGCGCAATTATCAATACAACGTCAATACTCAGTTATGTTCCTGCATTACTGGAAGCAACTTATTCAGCGTCTAAAGTAGCGTTGCAATTTTATACAAAAACATTGAGAAAGCACCTGCAAATCCTGAACAGCAGTGTAAAAGTCTTCGAACTTTTACCTCCTCTGGTTGCAACAGAAATGACTGCTGGCAGGAACGACAAAAAAATGACGACAGAAGGTCTTGTAAAAGCCCTTATTGCAGGTCTCAAAAAAGATCAGTTTACCATCCGTGCAGGTGATACCAAGGCTGTTTATATACTCAACCGGTTTTTTCCAAAAATGACTTTTGGCTTGATTAACCCCAGGAAAACTTACGCGGTTTTAGCATCATAA
- a CDS encoding TetR/AcrR family transcriptional regulator, producing the protein MLTKAERTKQFILETAAPIFNKKGVAGANIDDVLEATKLTKGCLYGHFEGKEDLAFQVVDYMLQNNAEKLMINISKGKTAKTKVFAYLDYYKDPLETHIKGGCPIFNMAVEADDNNPVIKERVAGILRQGQELFVSILKQGIETGEFTDKLDAVGYAFKAVAAVEGAVVLCRTMNTAKPMQGLIKSLKEELESYAL; encoded by the coding sequence ATGCTCACAAAGGCAGAAAGAACAAAGCAATTTATCTTGGAAACAGCGGCCCCTATCTTTAATAAAAAAGGTGTAGCCGGCGCTAATATCGACGATGTGCTGGAGGCTACTAAATTAACCAAGGGGTGTTTGTACGGGCATTTTGAAGGTAAGGAGGATCTGGCTTTTCAAGTTGTTGATTACATGCTGCAAAATAATGCAGAAAAGTTGATGATAAATATCAGCAAGGGCAAAACAGCCAAAACAAAAGTCTTTGCTTATCTTGACTATTATAAAGACCCCCTTGAAACACATATTAAAGGTGGGTGCCCGATATTCAATATGGCGGTTGAAGCTGATGATAATAATCCTGTTATTAAAGAAAGGGTAGCGGGTATACTTCGCCAGGGACAGGAATTGTTTGTGAGTATATTAAAGCAAGGGATTGAGACGGGGGAATTTACTGATAAACTTGACGCAGTGGGATACGCTTTTAAAGCTGTAGCTGCGGTAGAAGGAGCAGTTGTATTGTGCAGAACGATGAACACTGCAAAGCCAATGCAAGGTTTGATTAAGAGTTTGAAAGAAGAATTGGAAAGCTATGCTCTTTGA
- a CDS encoding endonuclease/exonuclease/phosphatase family protein, with the protein MKIKQYLFAALFVLVGMQSHAQHVIAGTFNLRFDNPRDTGNLWVNRAPVAAALVRFHQFDIFGTQEGLKNQLDDLNNALPEYERYGLGRDDGKDAGEHSAIFFKKSRFVLLKKGDFWLSETPDKPGLGWDATCCNRICSWVYLQDKESKKKFYFFNAHFDHQGKIAREESGKLILKKIKEIAGNEKAIFTGDLNGDHNSTWYQRLATSNYLVDTYSQAAQPYEFNASFNSFGRALKSNGIIDHIFTTGKVDVKRWGILSDSYHGKFPSDHFPVLAEMNL; encoded by the coding sequence ATGAAAATAAAACAGTATTTATTTGCCGCGTTATTTGTGTTGGTAGGCATGCAAAGCCATGCACAGCATGTAATTGCCGGAACTTTTAATTTACGTTTCGACAACCCGCGGGATACCGGTAATTTATGGGTGAACCGCGCACCGGTTGCTGCGGCGCTGGTCCGCTTTCACCAGTTTGATATTTTTGGTACGCAGGAAGGCTTGAAAAATCAGCTTGATGATTTGAATAATGCATTGCCCGAATATGAGCGTTATGGTTTAGGACGCGACGATGGCAAAGATGCCGGTGAACATTCGGCCATCTTCTTTAAAAAGAGCCGTTTTGTGCTTTTGAAAAAAGGTGATTTCTGGCTGTCAGAAACGCCGGATAAACCGGGCTTAGGCTGGGATGCAACCTGTTGCAACCGCATATGCTCATGGGTATACCTGCAGGATAAAGAAAGCAAAAAGAAATTCTATTTTTTTAATGCGCACTTTGATCACCAGGGAAAAATTGCCCGCGAAGAAAGCGGCAAATTGATCCTTAAGAAGATCAAAGAAATTGCAGGCAACGAAAAAGCAATTTTTACTGGCGACCTGAACGGCGATCATAACAGCACATGGTATCAGCGTTTGGCCACTTCAAACTATTTGGTTGATACCTACAGCCAGGCGGCCCAGCCGTATGAGTTTAACGCCTCTTTTAATTCGTTTGGAAGAGCTTTAAAATCGAATGGAATCATAGACCATATTTTTACCACCGGTAAAGTAGATGTTAAAAGGTGGGGGATTTTAAGCGATAGCTATCATGGCAAATTCCCGTCAGATCATTTTCCGGTATTAGCGGAGATGAATTTGTAG
- a CDS encoding RagB/SusD family nutrient uptake outer membrane protein, which yields MFPIKATHIKLAIAMLFASLIIVSCKKLDQVPKDTATNSAVFGSINGLQLYVNSFYDILPTAGDAVRSDAMADYAAKTSVPDFLRPGAYGPRQSSGWTWTGLRNINYFIENCNNPKISLEQRQHFIGLARFFRAWFYFDKLKRFGDVPWYGKTMKVDDPALYNGRDKRTLVVDSILADLDYAGLHINTTDNTRSLITKYTAYAFKSRVCLFEGTFRKYHDEYGLQSSVNSLLTQAVDAAQKVISEGGFSLNTAGGTDKAYRQLFTSQAPVASEVILAAISDPALGVFNDSNWYWTSATYGDRLSFIRTFVNTYLNIDGTPFTDKPGYKTMPFAQEVKGRDMRLQQTIRMGNYTRLNGATQQAAPPVFSYTYTGYQPIKLTQDDASMDGGSRNTNSIPIMRYAEVLLNFAEAKAELGTFTDADWNLTIGALRRRAGITGNTAIKPVVADKYLQTNYFPAISDPALLEIRRERGIELAFEGFRFNDIVRWKRGELMDQTWNGFYVPALDVPLDLNEDGKPDVCFYTTLPATQVAGVTYVSVAQTLTGGTLNPQRLNSDNELTWLTTVQRKWDSKFYLYPIPETDRLQNPKLGQNPGWEQ from the coding sequence ATGTTTCCCATAAAAGCAACACACATTAAGTTAGCCATAGCAATGCTTTTTGCAAGCTTGATTATAGTTAGCTGTAAAAAATTAGACCAGGTACCAAAAGACACTGCCACCAACAGCGCTGTTTTTGGAAGCATAAACGGCTTGCAGCTTTATGTCAATTCGTTTTATGATATCCTGCCAACCGCGGGCGATGCTGTGCGCAGTGATGCGATGGCTGATTACGCGGCAAAAACATCGGTTCCGGATTTTTTAAGGCCGGGTGCCTATGGTCCGAGGCAAAGCAGCGGCTGGACATGGACAGGCCTGCGTAATATTAATTACTTTATTGAAAATTGTAATAACCCCAAGATATCGCTTGAGCAACGTCAGCATTTTATCGGCCTTGCGCGCTTTTTCAGGGCCTGGTTTTATTTTGATAAGCTGAAGCGTTTTGGCGATGTGCCATGGTACGGCAAAACTATGAAGGTTGATGATCCTGCCTTATATAACGGTAGGGATAAAAGGACCCTTGTAGTTGACTCGATACTTGCCGACCTTGACTATGCCGGCTTGCACATTAACACCACCGATAATACACGCAGTCTTATCACTAAATATACTGCATATGCGTTCAAATCGAGGGTTTGTTTATTTGAAGGCACATTCAGGAAATATCATGATGAGTACGGTTTGCAATCATCGGTTAATAGCTTACTTACCCAGGCTGTTGATGCAGCGCAAAAGGTGATCAGCGAAGGTGGTTTTAGTCTTAATACAGCAGGCGGAACTGATAAAGCATACAGGCAGCTGTTTACAAGCCAGGCGCCGGTGGCATCTGAAGTGATCCTTGCCGCAATTTCTGATCCTGCATTGGGTGTTTTCAACGACTCCAACTGGTACTGGACCAGTGCTACCTATGGTGATAGATTAAGCTTTATCCGCACGTTTGTAAACACTTATTTAAATATCGATGGTACGCCGTTTACCGATAAGCCGGGTTATAAAACAATGCCTTTTGCACAGGAGGTAAAAGGCCGCGATATGCGTTTGCAGCAAACCATCCGTATGGGCAATTATACCCGCTTAAACGGCGCTACTCAGCAAGCTGCTCCTCCGGTATTTTCATATACCTACACGGGTTATCAGCCAATCAAATTAACGCAGGATGATGCCTCGATGGATGGTGGGTCACGTAATACCAACTCAATACCCATTATGCGCTATGCTGAGGTATTGCTAAACTTCGCCGAAGCAAAGGCCGAGCTTGGTACGTTTACCGACGCCGACTGGAACCTGACCATCGGTGCTTTACGCCGCAGAGCAGGTATAACCGGTAATACTGCTATCAAGCCTGTTGTTGCTGATAAATACCTGCAAACAAATTATTTCCCGGCGATATCAGATCCTGCTTTGCTGGAGATCAGGCGTGAGCGCGGTATTGAGCTTGCCTTTGAGGGCTTCAGGTTCAATGACATTGTAAGATGGAAACGTGGTGAGCTGATGGACCAAACATGGAATGGCTTTTATGTACCGGCCCTGGATGTACCTCTTGATTTGAATGAAGATGGTAAACCCGATGTATGTTTTTACACTACGCTTCCGGCAACTCAGGTTGCAGGTGTAACTTATGTAAGCGTGGCTCAAACCCTAACCGGCGGTACACTAAACCCGCAAAGGCTTAACAGCGATAATGAGCTTACCTGGTTAACAACCGTTCAGCGTAAGTGGGATAGTAAATTTTACCTGTATCCAATCCCTGAAACCGACAGGCTTCAGAACCCTAAATTAGGTCAAAATCCAGGTTGGGAACAATAA
- a CDS encoding SusC/RagA family TonB-linked outer membrane protein, giving the protein MKKNLRCLSKAMRITFLIYTIIIAGAGVLIAAPSTGQVFEKRVSVSLSKETLLSSVKKIEAAGNIEFAYDPKLLGLADMQVKNQTFNNERLADVLKRLLANTDIGYKEEISGTVTLYKKDLPKAAPGKITGKIIDEKGVPLTGATIMLLEASKGVQADINGEFTISADEGNYTLMVSFISFESKRVPGVKIKSGEVTQLNPITLVAQSGTLNEVLVVGYGTQKKQNLTGAVEQVTSKVFENRSLPNLTQGLQGVIPNLNLVPLDGKPIQSPTYNVRGTTSIGQGGNALVLVDGVEGDPSRINPNDVASVSVLKDAASASIYGARGAFGVILITTKNPSKEKTSVTYSFNHSVKSPTAVPKFVTDGYTFAKMFNDAWSAWNDYSQTPQNINKTVKFSPAYLEELRKHSLDPSLPSTIVNSAGEYEYYGNTDWYKLLYKDHNEAREHNLAISGNSGKADFLITGRYYSQDGLFRYNSDDYKMYNLRAKGSLQVYPWLSLYNNADYSNMKYHNPLNVGEGGSIWRNLQDEGHTMVPLFNPDGTLTYSAAYSVGDYYYGKNGINFDNRVFRNTTGFVAQFFDNTFRVKGDFTFQNTDNSQNRKRVPVPYSRKPGVIEYVGTAYNDLEVYSQSTQYIATNTYGEFEPKLNGGHYFKALAGFNFEQSTKKTLDVTRNGLIFEDATDINLALGQAISTSGGWDQWDIVGGFYRLNYSFKDRYLVEADGRYDGSSKFPADQRYAFFPSVSAGWKISNEPFWKVSKELITNLKVRASYGSLGNGSIGSYAFQEKFGISKSGRILNGVLPQKTSQPGVLPDGLTWETSNTQNLGLDLGMLSNRLTISGDAYIRRTTNMFTVGMTLPAVFGTDVPKGNYADLKTKGWEVTVAWRDKFNAGAKPFNYGLRLTLADYTSKITKYNNPDKRLSDYYAGQTVGEIWGFETAGYFTSAQDIANSPKQTLIKASTTGQLLPGDIKFKDLNGDGVIDYGDQTVNKPGDKRIIGNTTPRYTYGIGVDADWNNFFFSAFFQGVAKRDWYPGSEASVFWGQYNRPYNKVPQSQLGKIWSEDNPNAYFPRYRGYSAQNGSGELTQAQTKYLQNAAYLRMKNVQIGYNLPLHLIQKIKLNNLRVFLSGENLLTWSPLYKITKDIDPESINGSDRVLTDGNSGNGNNYPILKSVTLGLTATF; this is encoded by the coding sequence ATGAAAAAAAACTTACGTTGCTTAAGTAAAGCTATGCGTATCACTTTTCTGATTTACACCATCATTATCGCGGGCGCAGGTGTATTGATAGCCGCCCCCAGCACAGGACAGGTTTTTGAGAAACGCGTTAGCGTTTCCCTTTCAAAAGAAACCCTGTTAAGTTCTGTTAAAAAAATTGAAGCTGCCGGTAATATCGAATTTGCGTACGACCCCAAATTGCTTGGTTTGGCCGATATGCAGGTGAAAAATCAAACGTTTAATAACGAGCGTTTGGCTGATGTATTAAAAAGACTTTTGGCTAACACCGATATTGGTTATAAAGAAGAGATATCTGGTACTGTAACCTTGTACAAAAAAGATTTGCCAAAGGCTGCTCCCGGTAAAATAACCGGAAAAATCATCGACGAAAAAGGTGTACCGCTAACAGGGGCCACCATAATGTTGCTTGAAGCCAGTAAAGGGGTGCAGGCAGATATTAACGGCGAGTTCACCATAAGTGCCGACGAAGGAAATTACACCCTGATGGTAAGCTTTATTTCGTTCGAGTCGAAACGCGTGCCGGGAGTTAAAATAAAATCGGGTGAAGTCACGCAGCTTAACCCTATAACGCTTGTAGCACAATCAGGCACGCTGAACGAGGTACTGGTTGTTGGTTACGGTACGCAGAAAAAGCAAAACCTGACCGGCGCTGTTGAGCAGGTTACTTCAAAAGTGTTTGAAAACAGATCGTTGCCTAACTTAACCCAGGGCTTACAGGGTGTTATTCCCAATTTAAACCTGGTGCCGCTTGATGGTAAACCTATCCAGTCGCCAACTTATAATGTAAGGGGTACTACCTCAATCGGTCAGGGTGGAAATGCATTGGTTTTGGTTGATGGTGTTGAAGGCGATCCGAGCAGGATCAATCCTAATGACGTGGCTTCAGTATCGGTACTAAAAGATGCGGCTTCTGCCTCTATATATGGTGCAAGGGGTGCCTTTGGTGTTATCCTCATCACCACCAAAAATCCATCGAAAGAAAAAACCAGCGTTACTTATTCATTTAATCACTCGGTTAAAAGCCCAACTGCTGTGCCTAAGTTTGTTACTGATGGCTACACATTCGCTAAAATGTTTAACGATGCCTGGAGCGCCTGGAACGATTATTCACAAACGCCGCAGAATATCAACAAAACGGTTAAGTTTTCTCCGGCTTATTTGGAAGAGCTTAGGAAGCATTCCCTTGATCCATCTTTGCCTTCAACAATAGTTAACAGTGCCGGCGAATATGAATACTATGGCAATACCGATTGGTACAAGCTGCTGTACAAAGATCATAACGAAGCACGTGAGCATAACCTCGCTATTTCAGGCAACAGTGGTAAAGCCGACTTCCTGATCACCGGGCGTTACTATTCACAGGATGGTTTGTTCCGCTATAATTCTGACGATTATAAGATGTACAACCTGAGGGCTAAAGGTTCATTACAGGTTTACCCGTGGTTAAGCCTTTATAACAATGCCGATTACTCAAATATGAAATACCACAACCCGCTCAATGTGGGCGAAGGGGGAAGTATCTGGAGAAACCTGCAGGACGAAGGACATACTATGGTACCTTTATTTAACCCTGATGGTACGCTTACTTATTCTGCCGCATATTCTGTAGGTGATTATTATTACGGCAAAAACGGGATCAACTTTGATAACAGGGTATTCAGAAATACCACCGGTTTTGTAGCCCAGTTTTTTGATAACACATTCCGTGTTAAAGGCGATTTTACCTTTCAAAATACCGATAATAGCCAAAACCGCAAACGTGTGCCTGTTCCTTACAGCCGCAAACCGGGGGTAATTGAATATGTGGGTACCGCTTATAACGATCTTGAAGTTTACAGCCAGAGCACGCAATATATAGCTACAAACACTTACGGCGAGTTTGAACCCAAGCTGAATGGCGGCCATTACTTCAAAGCATTAGCTGGTTTCAACTTTGAGCAGTCGACAAAAAAGACGCTTGATGTTACACGCAACGGTTTAATTTTTGAAGATGCTACCGATATTAACCTGGCATTGGGACAGGCAATCAGCACTTCGGGCGGCTGGGACCAGTGGGATATAGTAGGCGGATTTTACCGTTTAAATTACTCCTTTAAAGACAGGTACCTGGTTGAGGCAGATGGTCGTTATGATGGTTCATCAAAATTTCCTGCCGATCAGCGCTATGCTTTCTTCCCTTCAGTTTCTGCCGGTTGGAAAATCTCAAACGAGCCATTCTGGAAAGTATCGAAAGAGCTGATCACCAATTTAAAGGTAAGGGCTTCATACGGTTCATTGGGTAACGGGAGCATTGGTTCATACGCGTTCCAGGAAAAATTCGGTATTTCTAAATCAGGAAGGATCCTGAATGGGGTATTGCCTCAAAAAACAAGTCAGCCGGGTGTATTGCCGGATGGTTTAACCTGGGAAACCTCAAACACGCAAAACCTTGGTTTGGATTTGGGCATGTTATCAAACCGCTTAACCATTTCGGGAGATGCCTATATCCGAAGAACAACAAACATGTTTACTGTGGGTATGACACTCCCTGCTGTTTTTGGTACCGATGTACCTAAAGGTAACTACGCCGACCTAAAAACAAAAGGCTGGGAGGTAACCGTAGCATGGCGCGATAAATTTAATGCCGGAGCCAAACCGTTTAACTATGGTTTAAGGTTAACACTGGCCGATTATACTTCTAAAATTACCAAATATAATAACCCAGATAAACGTTTAAGCGACTATTATGCAGGTCAAACCGTAGGCGAGATCTGGGGCTTTGAAACAGCAGGTTATTTTACCTCTGCACAGGATATTGCCAACTCGCCTAAGCAAACGCTTATCAAAGCCTCTACCACCGGTCAGCTTTTGCCGGGTGATATCAAATTTAAAGATCTTAACGGCGACGGTGTAATTGATTACGGCGACCAAACCGTAAACAAACCGGGCGATAAGCGCATCATTGGTAATACCACTCCAAGATATACTTACGGTATTGGTGTTGATGCCGACTGGAACAATTTCTTCTTCTCTGCATTTTTCCAGGGTGTTGCTAAACGCGATTGGTACCCGGGCTCAGAAGCAAGCGTTTTCTGGGGACAGTATAACAGGCCTTACAATAAGGTGCCTCAATCCCAACTGGGTAAAATATGGTCGGAGGATAATCCTAATGCTTATTTCCCAAGATATCGTGGCTACTCGGCACAAAACGGATCGGGTGAGTTAACTCAGGCGCAAACCAAATACCTGCAAAATGCTGCTTACCTGCGTATGAAGAACGTGCAGATAGGTTACAACCTGCCGTTGCATTTGATCCAGAAGATCAAGCTGAACAATCTTCGCGTATTCCTTTCTGGCGAGAACCTGTTAACCTGGTCGCCGCTTTACAAGATCACCAAAGATATCGATCCTGAAAGCATCAACGGTTCAGATAGGGTACTTACCGATGGTAATAGTGGTAACGGCAACAACTACCCGATACTGAAGAGCGTGACCTTAGGCTTAACCGCAACCTTTTAA
- a CDS encoding FecR family protein, with the protein MDSSELKKLIDRYLKNKATGQEQKLVDEWYQSYDDIDESLPAAKEQQLKNEIYNYASARINTPSTKIRRLNIFRYAAAAAIIVLATAALFLHREIAQQQEQQKTTYTIFKTGVGQVKKLDLPDGSTVWLNAMSSLRIMDGFEKKATRSVYLDEGEAYFEVTHDTAHPFLVITNSITTKVLGTSFNVKAYKQLNYVAVTLRTGHVEVSDKQGKTAVLMPNQRAVYSTPEQIYHVSVYNGEKSKGWVEGRSALSNASFQELALTVNNIYGVKLTSKNKQTDTYKYNVIISQSRTVDETMRLICSIHKNSCRRQNNDVTMY; encoded by the coding sequence ATGGACTCGTCGGAGCTTAAAAAATTAATAGACCGCTACCTTAAAAATAAAGCTACCGGGCAGGAGCAGAAACTGGTTGATGAATGGTATCAATCGTATGATGATATTGATGAATCGTTACCTGCCGCAAAAGAACAGCAGTTAAAAAACGAGATCTATAACTATGCAAGCGCACGTATAAACACCCCGTCTACTAAAATACGGAGGTTAAATATCTTCAGATACGCAGCGGCCGCGGCAATCATTGTACTGGCTACTGCCGCACTGTTTTTGCATCGGGAAATCGCGCAGCAGCAGGAACAGCAAAAAACAACGTATACTATTTTTAAAACAGGTGTTGGCCAGGTAAAAAAACTTGATTTGCCCGATGGCTCAACAGTTTGGCTTAATGCCATGTCGAGCCTCCGGATCATGGATGGTTTTGAAAAAAAAGCAACCCGCAGCGTTTATTTGGATGAAGGAGAGGCTTATTTTGAAGTAACGCACGACACCGCCCATCCATTCCTGGTGATCACCAATAGCATAACTACTAAAGTGCTGGGTACATCATTCAATGTAAAAGCCTACAAACAATTGAACTATGTTGCGGTAACCCTGCGTACCGGCCATGTTGAGGTAAGCGATAAACAGGGTAAAACGGCTGTTTTGATGCCTAATCAAAGGGCTGTCTATTCAACACCGGAGCAGATCTATCACGTGAGCGTCTATAACGGCGAAAAAAGTAAAGGCTGGGTTGAAGGGCGATCGGCACTCAGCAATGCTTCCTTCCAGGAACTGGCCTTAACCGTTAACAATATTTACGGTGTAAAACTCACCAGTAAAAACAAGCAAACAGATACCTATAAATACAATGTCATCATCAGCCAGTCGCGCACGGTTGATGAAACCATGAGGCTAATATGTTCCATCCATAAAAACAGTTGCAGGAGGCAAAACAATGATGTAACCATGTATTAA
- a CDS encoding RNA polymerase sigma factor, with protein MQQFDTPPADHELLEMLKDDNISAFDVLFNRYWKSLFIAAQVRLGDDEAAKDIVQNLLIDVWQKRAELQINTSLDQFLFGAVKRKVLNHFRSEGIRQNAMENALSRMNDIIYKEENLSSYFDLEKIVSEEVEDMPANMRRAFLLRSDSYSVKEIAENLNLAEQTVSNNITEALKRLKRRLKIEYPDRYMNCFICLVILFTQS; from the coding sequence ATGCAACAATTTGACACTCCTCCTGCTGATCATGAACTGTTGGAAATGCTTAAAGATGATAATATCAGTGCTTTTGATGTTTTGTTCAATCGCTATTGGAAATCGCTTTTTATAGCTGCGCAGGTAAGGTTGGGTGATGATGAGGCGGCCAAAGACATTGTGCAAAATTTGTTGATTGATGTTTGGCAAAAAAGAGCCGAACTGCAGATAAACACCTCGCTTGATCAGTTTTTATTTGGCGCTGTTAAACGGAAAGTGTTAAATCATTTCCGTTCGGAAGGCATCAGGCAAAACGCTATGGAAAATGCGCTTTCCCGCATGAATGATATTATCTATAAAGAAGAAAACCTGTCTTCATACTTTGATCTTGAAAAAATTGTTAGTGAGGAAGTGGAAGATATGCCGGCCAATATGAGGCGTGCTTTCCTGTTGCGGAGCGATAGCTACTCGGTAAAGGAAATAGCCGAAAACCTCAACCTTGCCGAGCAAACCGTATCGAATAACATTACCGAAGCGCTAAAACGTTTAAAGCGCCGCCTCAAAATTGAATACCCTGATCGTTATATGAACTGCTTTATTTGCCTCGTGATCCTGTTTACACAAAGTTAA
- a CDS encoding leucine-rich repeat-containing protein kinase family protein, with product MQTLKQLQNGELKGAISLKLSEQLSYFPVEIFDLADTLEYLDLSFNNLSSLPADFGRLQKLKTFFCSENCFTVLPEVLADCPFLDIAGFKSNRIAKVPPASLNSNLRWLILTNNIITELPAQIGNCSRMQKLMLAGNRLTELPASLANCRNLELLRISANQLNEFPEWLLSMPKLSWLAFSGNPFSYKPTVQSLTPIDSQELEIRHLLGEGASGIISKAVWRKASETSDVAVKIFKGAVTSDGLPEDEMNACITAGNHNGLVQLIGRVANHPEDKKGLVMKLIPENFDNLGLPPSLDSCTRDVFKPDLSLTPGQVLKIAGSIASVAEHLHCKGIMHSDLYAHNILIDDEANTLFSDFGAACFYDTADTTIAGKLERLEVRAFGYLLDDLIRLCNDTEHPDLKKLLVLKESCLSEQLTNRPTFQYLNAKFSGLK from the coding sequence ATGCAAACATTAAAACAGTTACAAAATGGAGAATTAAAAGGCGCCATATCACTTAAGCTATCCGAACAGCTTTCCTATTTTCCGGTTGAAATTTTTGATCTTGCAGATACACTGGAATATCTCGACCTTTCGTTCAATAACCTTAGCTCGTTACCTGCAGATTTTGGCCGCCTCCAAAAGCTGAAAACCTTTTTCTGTTCAGAAAACTGCTTTACGGTTTTGCCTGAAGTACTCGCCGATTGCCCCTTTTTGGATATTGCAGGATTTAAATCAAACCGGATAGCGAAGGTACCACCGGCATCGCTTAATTCAAATCTTCGCTGGCTCATCCTTACCAACAACATAATTACTGAATTACCCGCTCAAATAGGCAACTGCAGCAGGATGCAGAAACTAATGCTTGCGGGTAACCGGTTAACGGAGTTGCCGGCGTCACTTGCTAATTGCCGCAACCTGGAACTCCTCCGGATCTCGGCCAATCAATTAAATGAATTCCCTGAATGGCTCCTATCCATGCCTAAACTATCATGGCTGGCTTTTTCGGGCAACCCTTTTAGCTATAAACCAACAGTGCAATCGCTTACACCAATTGATAGCCAGGAGTTGGAGATCAGGCACCTGCTTGGCGAAGGTGCATCAGGCATCATCTCCAAAGCTGTATGGCGAAAAGCCAGTGAAACCAGCGACGTTGCCGTTAAAATTTTCAAAGGGGCAGTAACCAGCGATGGCTTGCCTGAAGATGAAATGAACGCCTGCATCACTGCGGGCAATCATAACGGGCTTGTACAATTGATAGGCCGGGTAGCCAATCATCCCGAAGACAAAAAGGGACTGGTAATGAAACTAATACCTGAAAATTTTGACAACCTGGGCCTGCCACCCAGCCTGGATAGCTGCACGCGCGATGTTTTCAAACCTGACCTGAGCCTGACTCCCGGGCAGGTATTAAAAATTGCAGGCAGCATTGCATCCGTAGCAGAGCATCTGCACTGCAAGGGGATTATGCACAGCGACCTGTATGCGCACAATATTTTGATTGATGATGAAGCAAACACACTGTTCAGCGATTTTGGGGCCGCCTGTTTTTATGATACAGCCGATACAACAATAGCCGGCAAACTTGAACGGCTTGAAGTAAGGGCTTTTGGTTATTTATTGGACGATTTGATAAGGCTATGTAATGATACAGAACATCCTGATCTCAAAAAATTATTGGTTCTGAAAGAAAGCTGCCTGAGCGAACAACTAACGAACAGACCTACATTTCAATATTTAAACGCCAAATTTTCCGGATTAAAATAA